In Eublepharis macularius isolate TG4126 chromosome 4, MPM_Emac_v1.0, whole genome shotgun sequence, the following are encoded in one genomic region:
- the LOC129329064 gene encoding zinc phosphodiesterase ELAC protein 2-like: MWSWWLRATVRAMSGGEAASALRRQRQPKDSLRHLRLREKRLGAAGACGRDGATTVFVQVAAAGTRDAGAALYVFSEFNRYLFNCGEGVQRLMQEHKLKVARLDNIFLTRMNWANVGGLSGMILTLKETGVPKCVLSGPPQLQKYLEAIKVFSGPLRGIDLAVRPHSDPEYQDETMTVYQVPLVGRKPINNQRLLAGSELALPADETDPTYISGPDSPAKEKQCQRDNQSRASPDKMDRPEQVGQRDPSLVVAFVCKLRPKKGSFLVLKAKELGLPVGTAAIAPIIAAVKDGKSVMFEGKEILAEEICTPTDPGAVFIVVECPHEGFVDAVCENATLRGYQEGKQENPVALVVHITPEPILRDSRYKQWLERFGADTQHLILNENSQSVHNLRSHKIQSQLNLIHPDIFPVLTSYQSKEEGATFSVPVVRGECLLKYQLRPKLEWQREAVTAYNSAEFIAEALELPNFQESVQKCRESLPVKLASSGNVDSYPEVVFLGTGSAVPMKIRNVSSTLINISSTQSLILDCGEGTFGQLCRHYGDEVDQILCNIAAVFVSHIHADHHTGLLNILLQRHRAFMSRGQPYSPLLLVAPTLIMTWLHQYHDHCQEFLGHINMIPAQFLMEGCDVFKPKAKTFIHSLLEKYDFAKFQTCEVRHCKNAFACSVVHKSGWKIVYSGDTMPCEVLVEMGKNASLLIHEATLEDGLEEEAIEKTHSTTSQAIEVGMKMNAEFIMLNHFSQRYAKIPFFSEDFSDKVGIAFDHMQVRFGDFAAIPKLILPLKALFADEIEEMEERREKRELRLLKEAIIASEARTVTKNKAPAKTKLEDGEDRHGAPNKKLKTAN, translated from the exons ATGTGGAGTTGGTGGCTGCGGGCGACGGTCAGAGCCATGTCTGGCGGGGAAGCTGCCTCCGCGCTCCGCCGCCAGCGCCAGCCCAAGGACTCGCTGCGCCACCTGCGCTTGCGGGAGAAGCGCCTGGGTGCCGCGGGAGCCTGCGGCCGCGATGGGGCCACCACGGTCTTCGTGCAGGTGGCGGCTGCGGGCACGCGAGACGCGGGAGCAGCGCTCTATGTCTTCTCCGAGTTCAACCG GTATCTTTTTAATTGTGGTGAAGGAGTGCAGCGCCTTATGCAGGAGCACAA GTTAAAAGTGGCTCGGTTGGACAACATCTTCCTTACCAGAATGAACTGGGCCAATGTTGGGGGTCTGTCTG GAATGATTCTTACCTTAAAAGAAACAGGAGTTCCAAAGTGTGTGCTCTCTGGACCGCCACAACTG CAAAAGTACCTGGAGGCAATCAAAGTCTTTTCTGGCCCGCTAAGAGGAATAGACCTAG ctgtgcgGCCTCATTCTGATCCAGAATATCAGGATGAAACTATGACCGTCTATCAAGTTCCCTTGGTAG GAAGGAAGCCCATAAATAATCAGAGGCTGCTTGCAGGCTCTGAATTAGCATTACCAGCAGATGAGACTGACCCAACTTATATCTCAGGACCAGACTCTCCTGCTAAGGAAAAGCAGTGCCAACGGGATAACCAGAGTAGAGCATCCCCTGATAAAATGG atcgtCCTGAACAAGTTGGCCAAAGGGACCCATCTTTAGTTGTTGCATTTGTTTGTAAG CTCCGTCCAAAGAAAGGGAGCTTTTTGGTGCTTAAAGCAAAGGAGCTTGGCTTGCCTGT TGGCACAGCAGCAATTGCTCCTATCATTGCAGCTGTAAAGGATGGAAAGAGTGTCATGTTTGAAGGCAAAGAG ATCTTAGCTGAAGAAATTTGCACCCCTACAGACCCAGGTGCAGTCTTCATCGTAGTGGAGTGTCCTCATGAAGGCTTTGTAGATGCAGTCTGTGAAAACGCCACACTGCGAGG ATACCAAGAAGGGAAGCAGGAGAATCCTGTGGCTTTGGTTGTCCATATAACCCCAGAACCTATCTTACGGGACAGTCGGTATAAGCAGTGGCTAGAAAG ATTTGGAGCTGATACTCAGCACTTGATTCTCAATGAGAACTCCCAATCAGTGCACAATCTCCGCAGCCACAAAATTCAATCCCAGCTCAACCTCATCCACCCAGATATCTTCCCGGTTCTCACCAGCTACCAGAGCAAG GAAGAAGGAGCCACATTCAGTGTGCCTGTTGTGCGAGGAGAGTGCCTCCTCAAATACCAGCTGAGGCCCAAGCTAGAGTGGCAGAG AGAGGCTGTTACTGCTTATAATTCTGCTGAGTTTATAGCTGAAGCCCTGGAGCTGCCTAATTTCCAAGAGAGTGTGCAGAAATGCAGAGAGAGCTTACCAGTCAAACTGGCATCATCAG GAAATGTGGATAGCTATCCAGAAGTTGTATTTTTAGGAACTGGCTCTGCAGTCCCAATGAAAATACGGAATGTCAGCTCAACATTAATAAATATCAG CTCCACccagtctctgattctggatTGTGGGGAGGGAACATTTGGCCAGCTTTGCCGCCACTATGGAGATGAGGTTGACCAAATCCTCTGTAACATTGCGGCTGTGTTTGTGTCTCATATACACGCAGATCACCATACA GGATTGTTGAATATCTTGTTGCAGAGACATCGTGCATTT ATGTCCCGAGGTCAGCCCTACAGCCCACTATTACTGGTTGCTCCCACGCTGATTATGACATGGCTGCATCAGTACCATGATCATTGCCAAGAATTTCTAGGGCACATCAA CAtgattcctgcccagtttctaatgGAAGGATGTGATGTCTTTAAACCTAAAGCAAAGACATTCATTCATTCGCTTTTGGAGAAATATGACTTTGCAAAG TTTCAGACATGTGAAGTCCGGCATTGCAAAAATGCTTTTGCATGTTCAGTGGTCCACAAATCTGGGTGGAAAATTGTCTATTCTGGTGACACTATGCCATGTGAAGTTTTAGTTGAAATGG ggaaaaacgCTTCTCTGTTGATTCATGAAGCTACACTGGAGGACGGCTTAGAAGAGGAGGCAATAGAGAAAACACACAG CACTACTTCCCAGGCCATTGAAGTTGGAATGAAGATGAATGCAGAATTCATCATGCTCAATCACTTCAGCCAGCGCTATgctaaaatccctttcttcagtgAGGATTTCAGTGACAAAGTTGGAATTGCATTTGATCACATGCAG GTGCGTTTTGGTGATTTTGCAGCTATTCCAAAACTCATCTTGCCACTGAAAGCCTTGTTTGCCGATGAGATAGAGGAAATGGAAGAGCGAAGGGAGAAACGAGAGCTGCGGCTTCTCAAAGAGGCAATAATAGCATCTGAGGCTCGGACTGTTACTAAGAACAAGGCACCAGCCAAAACAAAATTGGAAGATGGAGAGGACCGTCATGGAGCACCAAACAAAAAACTTAAAACTGCCAACTGA